In Sphingobacteriaceae bacterium, the following proteins share a genomic window:
- a CDS encoding long-chain fatty acid--CoA ligase — MELKRVFDILDRLKTYAPKKDILNAKENLGADKGGRQWVSYSLDDFINNANYVSSGLLHLGLKPGDNIAIMAANSPQWNFVDYGCQQVSILTAPIFPTISNNDLKFILNHSEAKLIFISEKSTWLKLAAIEKELTHLKYVFSLDGLEGLKTFSEFIELGKKNLDLDKIAALKDKVDENDLMTILYTSGTTGQPKGVMLSHKNMMANVYVCEHIAPFTNKWKALSFLPLNHVYERFLNTLYLYHGVSIYYAESVETIGDNCREIHPQIFVAVPRVLERVLEKITDTGEKLTGFKKKIFDWSMRLAERFELHGKNGMWYALQVKIADILVYKKWRAAVGGEVVAVVSGGAALNPRLERIFYCAGLNLLQGYGLTETCVVVSVNRFDEDHRMFGTVGIPVENSEVKIAPEDGEILMKGPSLMLGYYKNPEATAEVIDKNGWFHTGDIGTFVEGKFLKITDRKKEIFKNSGGKYISPIAIENKLKESKYIEQSMVIGEGQKFASALIVPSFANFKEYANDHGIEWRGNAEMVQNEELKKIIADHVKKINTSLAPFEQIKRYQLINAVWGVESGEITPKLSLKRKAIVEKNQTLIAKIFGAED; from the coding sequence ATGGAATTAAAACGTGTATTCGATATCCTGGACCGGCTAAAAACCTACGCTCCTAAAAAAGACATTTTAAATGCAAAAGAGAATTTAGGTGCAGACAAAGGCGGCAGGCAATGGGTAAGTTATAGTTTAGATGATTTTATTAATAACGCCAATTACGTGAGCTCAGGTTTATTGCATCTTGGGCTTAAGCCCGGCGACAACATAGCAATCATGGCTGCCAATTCTCCGCAGTGGAATTTTGTGGATTATGGTTGTCAGCAGGTATCCATTTTAACAGCCCCGATTTTTCCAACCATCAGCAATAATGATCTAAAGTTTATTTTAAATCACAGTGAGGCCAAGCTGATTTTTATTTCCGAAAAATCTACCTGGTTAAAATTAGCAGCTATAGAAAAGGAGTTAACGCATTTAAAATATGTTTTCAGTCTGGATGGCTTAGAAGGGCTAAAAACTTTCTCGGAATTCATCGAGCTCGGAAAAAAGAATCTTGATCTCGACAAAATTGCAGCTCTGAAAGATAAAGTGGACGAAAATGATCTGATGACTATTCTCTATACTTCAGGAACTACAGGTCAACCCAAAGGTGTGATGCTCTCACACAAAAACATGATGGCCAATGTGTATGTCTGCGAACACATTGCTCCATTTACAAACAAATGGAAAGCCTTAAGTTTTTTACCTTTAAATCATGTTTATGAGCGGTTCCTGAATACGCTTTATTTGTATCATGGCGTAAGTATTTATTATGCCGAAAGCGTTGAAACGATCGGTGACAATTGCAGGGAAATTCATCCGCAGATTTTTGTAGCAGTTCCCAGGGTTTTAGAGCGTGTTTTAGAAAAGATCACAGATACAGGCGAAAAGCTCACCGGTTTCAAAAAGAAAATTTTCGATTGGAGTATGCGCCTGGCCGAAAGGTTTGAGCTACACGGCAAAAACGGAATGTGGTATGCGCTGCAGGTAAAAATTGCCGACATTCTTGTTTATAAAAAATGGCGCGCGGCTGTTGGTGGTGAAGTTGTTGCTGTAGTAAGCGGTGGAGCAGCGCTTAATCCAAGATTGGAAAGGATTTTTTATTGCGCAGGATTAAACCTTTTGCAAGGCTACGGTTTAACCGAAACCTGCGTAGTTGTCTCTGTAAACCGATTCGACGAAGATCACCGGATGTTTGGAACCGTAGGAATTCCGGTTGAGAATTCAGAAGTAAAAATTGCGCCCGAAGATGGTGAGATCTTAATGAAAGGTCCGAGTTTAATGTTGGGCTATTATAAAAATCCGGAAGCTACTGCAGAAGTCATCGATAAAAACGGCTGGTTCCATACAGGCGACATAGGAACTTTTGTAGAAGGCAAATTCTTAAAAATTACCGACCGTAAAAAAGAAATTTTCAAAAATAGTGGAGGAAAATACATTTCACCCATTGCGATTGAAAATAAATTAAAGGAATCAAAATATATCGAACAGTCGATGGTAATTGGTGAAGGCCAGAAATTTGCTTCCGCCCTCATTGTGCCTTCGTTTGCAAATTTCAAAGAATACGCTAACGATCATGGAATTGAATGGAGGGGCAATGCAGAAATGGTTCAAAATGAAGAACTCAAAAAGATTATTGCCGATCATGTCAAAAAAATAAATACAAGCCTTGCTCCTTTTGAACAAATAAAACGGTACCAGCTTATCAACGCCGTGTGGGGTGTAGAAAGCGGTGAAATAACACCTAAACTAAGTTTAAAACGAAAAGCCATTGTGGAAAAAAACCAAACTTTAATTGCAAAAATTTTTGGCGCGGAAGACTAA
- the rfaD gene encoding ADP-glyceromanno-heptose 6-epimerase: MVVITGSAGFIGSCLVSKFNSEGITDLILVDDFSKTEKDKNSVEKKFQQKIERSEFIEWLKKNSDKVESVIHIGARTDTTEFDVELFNELNLNYTKSLWTICTENNIPFIYASSAATYGLGEQGYKDDETKIPLLKPLNPYGDSKNDFDKWAIIQTKTPPHWQGLKFFNVYGPNEYHKGRMASVIFHSFHQINATGKVKLFRSHNPNYTDGGQLRDFVYVKDVVNVIWFLFKNKPKSGIYNLGSGKARTFLDLAKSTFKALGKEENIEFIDTPVDIRDKYQYFTEADMNKLIAVGYSKPFTSLEEGVEDYVKNYLVKETYL; the protein is encoded by the coding sequence ATGGTAGTAATTACAGGTTCGGCAGGATTCATAGGAAGCTGCCTCGTTTCAAAGTTTAATTCAGAAGGAATTACTGATCTGATTTTAGTGGATGATTTTTCTAAAACAGAAAAAGACAAAAATTCTGTTGAAAAAAAATTTCAGCAGAAAATTGAACGCTCTGAGTTTATTGAATGGCTGAAAAAAAATTCTGATAAAGTGGAGTCTGTTATCCATATTGGAGCAAGAACCGACACCACTGAGTTTGATGTTGAACTGTTTAACGAACTAAACTTAAACTATACCAAGTCTCTTTGGACCATTTGCACGGAAAATAATATTCCTTTTATATACGCTTCTTCAGCAGCTACATACGGCTTGGGCGAACAAGGATACAAAGACGATGAAACAAAAATTCCCTTATTAAAACCACTGAATCCTTATGGAGACAGTAAAAATGATTTTGATAAATGGGCTATTATTCAAACAAAAACGCCCCCACATTGGCAGGGATTAAAATTCTTTAATGTGTATGGGCCGAACGAATATCACAAAGGCCGCATGGCATCGGTAATTTTTCACTCCTTTCATCAGATTAATGCTACCGGAAAAGTTAAATTATTCCGTTCTCATAATCCTAATTATACCGATGGCGGGCAATTGCGTGATTTTGTGTATGTGAAGGATGTGGTTAATGTAATTTGGTTCTTATTTAAAAATAAGCCAAAAAGTGGCATTTATAATTTAGGAAGTGGTAAAGCCAGAACTTTTTTAGATCTTGCCAAATCTACTTTTAAAGCTTTAGGTAAGGAGGAAAACATTGAATTTATTGATACACCCGTCGATATCCGTGACAAGTACCAGTATTTTACAGAAGCCGACATGAATAAATTAATTGCTGTGGGCTATTCAAAACCGTTTACCTCTTTGGAAGAAGGTGTGGAGGATTACGTAAAAAATTATCTGGTTAAGGAAACTTATTTGTAA